Sequence from the Aspergillus nidulans FGSC A4 chromosome III genome:
TCTTGAGATGCGCTGACCGGCGGGCAAAGGCATTGTAGACGATACGAATGAAGTGGATTCCGCTCGAGGAGCCTAGGAACGACGCCGATTCAGAGCCATTGTCAGTAAACTTCCGCATCACCCCCAGTTCATGAGCTCTGGGAGTGAGCTTCTGGCGTTTGCTGGGAGAGCCATGCCTAGAAGTGCCAGAGTCCATGGAGTCcatggaaaagagagagCGAGCGCGCGAGATTCGATGACATGGGGCAGCGGTTGAAGGAATGAAGATAAAGAGGCAGTGTTCCCTTACCTATTTGTCTCGGCACTAGAGGATTTTCCAACCGGCCGGTTGATCGTCTGCCTGCAAGTTCTCCGCAATCTCGACTTTGACAGCAACAATCTTCTTGGCTTTTTGGTTCTCTATCAGATCTTGAGTCAATGACGGACAAGCAAAATCCGATCGCATGCGAGCCCTGTCGCCAGAAAAAGTGCAAGGTATGCTGCAAGATCTTCCTGTTTTTCCCCCTCGTTTCCCCCCAttttttccatttttttttctttttctttttttccctttcttctaaatttccttcttttttgaTTGATACTGACGCTTCTAGTGCGACCGAATATTGTATGAACATCGTACCTGCTATATATTCAAGATACTAACAACCAAGACCCGCCTGCTCGCAGTGCTCTGACCCTGCGAAATGCGTTTACCCTGAAAGCGGGAAACGCGGCCTGCCGCAAGGCTATATAACACACCTGGAAAGCCGGCTCGCAGCAACAGAACGCGCTCTTTATAGTTCGTATTCATACTTGCGGACCTCCTCGCCGCGGTCCTTCAGCATTCCCAACTCGTCTCAACCAGGCCCGTCGCGAACGGCTGCCGTCAACGAATGGTCACGGCTCCCGCTGCGCAATGCGGACGACTTGGAGCTCTGGTGGGCGGAAAAGACGCCGTTGTATGGAACCGCCGCACGCGATGCATTCTCTGAATGGGGTCTGCCGACGAGGGATAAGGGTATCCCTGCGCCAACCAGTCCAGTTAATCTCAACAGCAGGCATGTTGATGCGGGCCCTTCTACAGGACACCCAAGAGAAGGACGAGCAGAGCTTCTGGCAGAGTCGGAGCCATCCGTTTACTTTTAGCACATGTATTAGCCAGCACTTTCATTTTAGCACTACTTCCTACTTTGATCTTCGCATTACTCCATCAATTGGAGAGTCTCCAATCGCTACTCACTTCACCGTGGAGACCGAGGTGCCGATAAGATGAGGGGTTGCGGGGTCAATCCCAATAACTATCCTGCCTGCGTcacttcttctcgtctccatctccttcgtctCTACCATCTCCCTTCGAATAATTCCATCCAGTAAGAGTGGCTAAATATGGCTCAGCAATATAAGCTTCCTTTCGAGGTACGTCATTCCGAACCAGCCATCTACTGGTACTGATTGCTCCGTATTAGCTGGACAACCCTGACTTGCTCCACTTTGATTCCTACGTCGGGAACGCTTGGGTTACAGCAAAAAGCGGTGCGCGATTCGAAGTCGTCGGTAAGCTGAAGAACCACAGTTTCATGCTCATTTTCGTGATTAATGCGGGTTAGACCCTGGTACCGATCTCCCCTGGGCAAGTTGCCCTACAAACTCTGCTGAAGACGTCGATTCCGCCGTCCAGATCGCGCACGACGCCTTTGAGAAGTTTAAGAAGGTCAACCCCCGCCAACGTGCCCAGTGGCTGTTGAAATGGGACTCGCTCATCCGTGAGGCCAGATCCGACCTGGCGAAGATCCTCACCCATGAAACAGGCAAGCCAATCGCCGAATCCTATGGCGAGATCGACTACGCGACCGGTTTCACCTGGTGGTTTGCGGGTGAGGCAGAACGTATACAAGGGTCAATCGCCGTGCCTGCCGCGCCTAACCGGCGCGTCTTCACTGTCAAGCAACCGATCGGTGTCGCTGCTGCCCTTGTGCCGTGGAATTTCCCTATTGCTATGGTGTTACGGAAGGCCGGTGCAGCTCTCGCTGCCGGTTGCACGATGATTGTCAAGCCCAGTCCCGAGACTCCCCTCACAGCCTTGGTATTAGCGCACCTAGCGGAGAAGGCAGGCTTCCCCGCCGGAGTGTTCAATGTGCTTACGACGGATCTGGAAAACACGCCGCCGCTAAGCGAAGCGCTGTGCAAGCACCCGCTCGTGAAGAAGGTTACGTTCACTGGCTCAACTCGGGTTGGCAAGCTGATTGCCTCTCACTGTGCACACGGGTTGAAGAAGGTCACATTGGAACTGGGCGGAAATTGTCCATTCCTTGTGTTTGACGACGCGGACCTTGACCAAGCGCTGGACCAGCTGATGGCTCTCAAATGGCGCCACGCTGGTCAGGCTTGTATTACTGCAAACCGGATTTACGTGCAGGCTGGAATCTACGACAAATTCGCgcagctgctcaaggagCGCACGGCCAAATTGGTGATCGGCCATGGTGCTAAAGAAGGCACGACTCTGGGACCGCTCACGACCCCGCGCAGTATCGACAAGGCCATTAGCCAAGTCGAAGACGCGCGACGGCTGGGCGCAGACGTGATTCTTGGCGGGAGCCGTGTCCAAGGAACACAGGGTTACTTCTTCGAGCCGACAATCTTAAAAAACATGACCAAGGACATGTTGGTGTCGCGCGAGGAGTCCTTTGCTCCGATCGCTGCTCTCTATCGCTTTGAGactgaggaagaagccgtcaagcTGGCGAACGACACCAGCATGGGCCTGGCTAGTTATGCGTTCTCGAAGAACATTGACCGTATGTGGCGACTGCTGGAGAACTTGGAAGCGGGCATGATCGGCATGAACACAGGAAACTCGTCTGCGGCTGAGTCGCCGTTTGGAGGAATCAAGGAATCGGGTTATGGAAAGGAGAGCGGAAAGGAAGTTGCCGTGAATGAGTACCTGATTACCAAGACAGGTACTCTAACGATTGATGGGCAGTACTAGGTTGTCCGTCTCCACTCTTTGAACGGCTCACGGTACTAGCCTGCTGCCTGGAGACGAATCCAAAACGTGAGCAGGTACTGTTTATATGCTTCAAGGCTCGAGCTTGTAAGATTGCTCCTTTCAATCAAATTGGTATCCTCTCATGAAGTGCTAGCATAGTCAAGTTTATAGTGTTCATCATATTATCTTATTCATAAAGGCCGTGGAAATATTGTGAATACGCTCAGGAGAAAGATTAGACTCAATACCTCTCCACAAGCCACTTCCTGCGCGCCTTTTCATCCATGGCACTGAGTTTCTTGCTCTCAGCTCGTTTCACGATGATGTAGTCTTCAACCAGGTTCTCGCCCAGAAGACTCCTAAGAATCTCGTCAGATTCTAACGCGGCAAGACTTTTAGCGAGGGTGTTGGGGAGTTTCGTAGTTATGCCGAGTGCGGCGCGTTCGCTTTCTGGGAGCGATGCCGCGTCATCTGTAAGTTCAACGTTAGCTATTTATACGAGTTAATGGGATCAATAAACTGACATGGACAATCCTTGATAGTGAGCGGGAGATTTTCTTTTACTCCCGTATATCCCGCAGCCAGGaaagcagccatggccaAATACATGTTTGCCAAGCCGTCAAGAGACTTGATTTCCCAATGGCCTGGTGAGATCTTGCGAATAGGCGCCTCACGGTTCTGGGTGCCCCAGGTGACCCATTCGCTTCCGGCCCAAATACCCGACTTAACGCGGTCGT
This genomic interval carries:
- a CDS encoding Zn(II)2Cys6 transcription factor domain-containing protein (transcript_id=CADANIAT00005598), whose amino-acid sequence is MTDKQNPIACEPCRQKKCKCDRILPACSQCSDPAKCVYPESGKRGLPQGYITHLESRLAATERALYSSYSYLRTSSPRSFSIPNSSQPGPSRTAAVNEWSRLPLRNADDLELWWAEKTPLYGTAARDAFSEWGLPTRDKGIPAPTSPVNLNSRHVDAGPSTGHPREGRAELLAESEPSVYF
- a CDS encoding NAD-dependent succinate-semialdehyde dehydrogenase (transcript_id=CADANIAT00005599), which codes for MAQQYKLPFELDNPDLLHFDSYVGNAWVTAKSGARFEVVDPGTDLPWASCPTNSAEDVDSAVQIAHDAFEKFKKVNPRQRAQWLLKWDSLIREARSDLAKILTHETGKPIAESYGEIDYATGFTWWFAGEAERIQGSIAVPAAPNRRVFTVKQPIGVAAALVPWNFPIAMVLRKAGAALAAGCTMIVKPSPETPLTALVLAHLAEKAGFPAGVFNVLTTDLENTPPLSEALCKHPLVKKVTFTGSTRVGKLIASHCAHGLKKVTLELGGNCPFLVFDDADLDQALDQLMALKWRHAGQACITANRIYVQAGIYDKFAQLLKERTAKLVIGHGAKEGTTLGPLTTPRSIDKAISQVEDARRLGADVILGGSRVQGTQGYFFEPTILKNMTKDMLVSREESFAPIAALYRFETEEEAVKLANDTSMGLASYAFSKNIDRMWRLLENLEAGMIGMNTGNSSAAESPFGGIKESGYGKESGKEVAVNEYLITKTGTLTIDGQY